From a region of the Pseudomonadaceae bacterium SI-3 genome:
- the maiA gene encoding maleylacetoacetate isomerase — MSSETTTTAGSSPTLKLYGYWRSSAAYRARIALNLKGLAFENLPVHLVKDGGQQRSADYKALNPQGLVPLLVDGDERISQSLAILEYLEEVFPLPALLPDEPADRARVRSLALHIACDLHPLNNLRVLQYLSGPLGIEDEAKQQWIQHWIHTGLASVEEGLAAFDGKLSLGRRPGYLEACLIPQVYNARRFACDLSAYPRILQMTEQCESLEAFANAAPEVQPDAQ; from the coding sequence ATGAGCAGTGAAACAACCACAACGGCCGGTTCGTCGCCCACGCTGAAACTCTACGGCTACTGGCGATCCAGCGCCGCCTACCGGGCACGCATCGCGTTGAACCTCAAAGGCCTCGCCTTCGAGAACCTGCCGGTGCATCTGGTCAAGGACGGCGGCCAGCAGCGTTCGGCCGACTACAAGGCACTCAATCCGCAGGGGCTGGTGCCTTTGCTGGTGGACGGCGACGAGCGCATCAGCCAATCGCTGGCGATTCTCGAATACCTGGAGGAGGTCTTTCCGCTACCGGCTTTGCTGCCGGACGAGCCGGCCGACCGTGCGCGGGTGCGCTCATTGGCGCTGCATATCGCCTGCGACCTGCATCCACTGAACAACCTGCGCGTATTGCAGTACCTCAGCGGCCCGCTGGGTATCGAAGACGAGGCGAAGCAGCAGTGGATCCAGCATTGGATTCACACGGGCCTCGCTAGCGTCGAAGAGGGGTTGGCCGCGTTCGACGGCAAGCTGTCACTCGGCAGGCGGCCGGGCTATCTGGAGGCATGCCTGATTCCTCAGGTATACAATGCGCGCCGTTTTGCCTGTGACCTCAGTGCGTATCCGCGCATTTTGCAGATGACCGAGCAGTGCGAATCCCTCGAAGCCTTTGCCAACGCAGCTCCGGAGGTGCAGCCCGACGCTCAATAG
- a CDS encoding chemotaxis protein, with protein sequence MPSRLKFSHKILLAASLVVIATFALFTLFNDYLQRNAIRDNLESYLNEMGEVTAHNIQNWLSGRILLVESAAQSIANDSSDQSVVALLEQKALVSTFGFTYLGEQNGRFTMRPEDEMPAGYDPRTRPWYKDAVAAGGTTLTEPYVDAATGELIITIATPARSGSQTVGVVGGDLGLQALVDIINALNFDGMGYAFLVSGDGKVLVHPDKTKVMKTLAEIYPQNTPSLTKGLSEAELDGQARILSFSPVPGLPSVTWYVGISVEKEKAYAALSSFRTSALVATVIAVVFIMVLLGMLIRVLMRPLTDMGRAMSNIAEGEGDLTRRLTVQSQDEFGTLALAFNRFVERIHGSIRDVASATEQVNEVAQRVLAASNSSMLNSDEQASRTNSVAAAINELGAAAQEIARNAADASQQASGASHQAEDGRKVVEQNIEAMKRLSSNISASCHQIEALNTQTVGIGQILDVIKGISEQTNLLALNAAIEAARAGEAGRGFAVVADEVRSLAHRTQTSAQEIHGMIEKLQVGARDSVSTMTESQRQSESSVGIANQAGERLGSVTLAIGEIDAMNQSVATATEEQTSVIESLNMDITEINTLNQEGVENLQSTLRACGDLEQQAARLKQLVGSFRI encoded by the coding sequence ATGCCCAGTCGTCTTAAATTCAGCCACAAGATCTTGCTGGCCGCCTCGCTCGTGGTGATCGCGACCTTTGCCCTGTTCACGCTGTTCAACGATTATCTGCAGCGCAACGCGATTCGCGACAACCTCGAAAGCTACCTGAATGAGATGGGTGAAGTCACCGCCCATAACATCCAAAACTGGCTGTCTGGTCGGATCCTGTTGGTGGAAAGCGCTGCGCAGTCCATCGCCAACGACAGCTCCGATCAGAGCGTGGTTGCTCTGCTTGAACAGAAGGCGCTCGTCTCGACCTTCGGCTTCACCTATCTGGGCGAGCAGAACGGCCGCTTCACCATGCGTCCGGAAGACGAAATGCCCGCCGGGTACGACCCGCGCACCCGCCCCTGGTACAAGGACGCGGTGGCTGCTGGCGGAACGACCCTTACCGAACCCTATGTTGACGCGGCCACGGGTGAGCTGATCATTACGATCGCCACCCCCGCACGCAGCGGCAGCCAGACGGTTGGCGTGGTGGGCGGCGATCTGGGTTTGCAGGCGCTTGTCGATATCATCAACGCGCTGAACTTCGACGGCATGGGTTACGCCTTTCTGGTCAGCGGCGACGGCAAGGTGCTGGTGCATCCGGACAAGACCAAGGTCATGAAGACCCTGGCTGAGATCTATCCGCAGAACACCCCGTCCCTGACCAAGGGCCTGAGCGAAGCGGAGCTCGACGGCCAGGCACGCATTCTCAGCTTCAGTCCCGTTCCGGGCCTGCCTTCGGTGACCTGGTATGTCGGCATCTCCGTGGAAAAGGAAAAGGCTTACGCGGCGCTGTCGAGCTTCCGTACCTCGGCGCTCGTTGCCACTGTCATCGCTGTGGTGTTCATCATGGTCCTGCTGGGCATGCTGATCCGCGTGTTGATGCGGCCACTGACCGATATGGGCCGCGCGATGAGCAATATCGCCGAGGGCGAGGGCGACCTGACCCGCCGCCTGACAGTGCAATCGCAGGACGAATTCGGCACGCTGGCGCTGGCCTTTAACCGCTTCGTCGAGCGTATCCACGGCTCGATTCGTGACGTGGCCTCGGCTACCGAGCAGGTCAATGAAGTGGCGCAACGTGTACTGGCCGCCTCCAACTCGTCGATGCTCAATTCCGATGAACAGGCCAGCCGCACCAACAGCGTCGCAGCGGCGATCAATGAACTCGGCGCCGCCGCGCAGGAGATCGCCCGCAACGCGGCCGACGCCTCGCAGCAGGCCAGCGGTGCCAGCCACCAGGCCGAAGACGGTCGCAAGGTGGTCGAGCAGAACATCGAGGCCATGAAAAGGTTGTCGAGCAACATCAGCGCGTCCTGCCATCAAATCGAGGCGTTAAACACCCAGACGGTTGGCATCGGCCAGATTCTCGACGTGATCAAGGGCATTTCCGAGCAGACCAACCTGCTGGCGCTCAACGCAGCCATCGAGGCGGCGCGTGCCGGTGAAGCCGGACGCGGCTTTGCGGTGGTGGCTGATGAGGTGCGCAGCCTGGCGCATCGCACCCAGACCTCGGCGCAGGAAATCCACGGCATGATCGAGAAGCTGCAGGTCGGGGCGCGTGATTCGGTCAGCACCATGACCGAGAGTCAGCGTCAGAGCGAATCGAGCGTCGGCATCGCCAACCAGGCCGGTGAGCGACTGGGCAGCGTGACCCTCGCCATCGGCGAGATTGATGCGATGAACCAGTCAGTCGCGACCGCCACCGAAGAACAGACCTCAGTGATCGAGTCGCTGAACATGGACATCACGGAAATCAACACGCTGAACCAGGAGGGGGTCGAGAACCTGCAATCCACTCTTCGGGCCTGTGGAGATCTTGAGCAGCAGGCTGCGCGGCTGAAGCAACTGGTGGGGAGCTTCAGGATCTGA
- a CDS encoding amino acid dehydrogenase — protein sequence MSVFTHPDFDGHEQVVFCHDKASGLRAIIAIHNTTLGPALGGCRMFPYASDDDAVRDVLRLSRGMTLKSSLAGLKLGGGKAVIIGDPHTGKSQALLHAMGDFVDSLGGRYITAADSGTGEPEMQAFAQRTRHVIGATPRTTLDGSIASGDPSPSTALGVFVGLREAVRQRLGRDDLTGLKVAIQGVGHVGLGLARHLKQAGAELWVCDIFDANVRQAMEELGANAVRPHDIYGLDVDVFAPCAMGGILNAETLQTLRAPVIAGAANNQLASPEIGAELQRRNHLYAPDYAINAGGIIDVYYQRVGGSAAQSDAHIRGIAETLREIFERAASSGESTSIVADRLAQERLGGVHAVPNQPQRLQA from the coding sequence ATGTCAGTCTTCACCCATCCCGATTTCGATGGCCACGAGCAGGTGGTGTTCTGCCACGACAAGGCCTCGGGCCTGCGCGCGATCATCGCCATCCACAACACCACGCTCGGCCCGGCGCTGGGCGGCTGCCGGATGTTCCCCTACGCCAGTGACGACGATGCCGTGCGCGACGTGCTGCGCCTGTCTCGTGGCATGACGCTGAAGTCTTCCCTGGCCGGGCTCAAACTTGGCGGGGGCAAGGCCGTCATCATTGGCGACCCGCATACCGGCAAGAGCCAGGCGCTGCTGCATGCTATGGGCGACTTCGTCGACAGCCTCGGTGGTCGCTACATCACCGCGGCCGATTCGGGTACCGGCGAGCCGGAAATGCAGGCCTTCGCCCAGCGCACCCGCCACGTCATCGGTGCGACGCCGCGCACCACGCTCGACGGCAGTATCGCCAGTGGCGATCCCTCACCGTCCACCGCGCTGGGTGTATTCGTCGGCCTGCGCGAGGCGGTGCGTCAGCGTCTGGGTCGTGATGATCTGACCGGTCTTAAGGTCGCGATTCAAGGTGTCGGGCATGTCGGTCTGGGGCTGGCCCGGCACTTGAAACAGGCCGGTGCCGAGCTGTGGGTTTGCGACATCTTCGATGCCAACGTGCGTCAGGCCATGGAGGAGCTGGGTGCCAATGCGGTGCGCCCGCACGACATCTACGGGCTGGACGTCGATGTGTTCGCCCCGTGCGCCATGGGCGGCATCCTTAACGCCGAAACCCTGCAGACCCTGCGTGCGCCGGTGATCGCCGGTGCCGCGAACAACCAGCTGGCGAGCCCGGAGATCGGCGCCGAGCTGCAGCGTCGCAACCACCTCTACGCGCCGGATTACGCGATCAATGCCGGCGGCATCATTGACGTGTACTACCAGCGCGTCGGCGGCAGCGCGGCGCAAAGCGATGCGCACATCAGAGGCATCGCAGAAACCCTTCGCGAAATCTTCGAGCGCGCTGCCAGCAGTGGCGAGTCCACTTCGATCGTCGCCGATCGATTGGCGCAGGAGCGGCTTGGCGGCGTGCATGCAGTGCCAAACCAGCCGCAGCGCCTGCAGGCGTAA
- a CDS encoding diguanylate phosphodiesterase has translation MIQSNTDGNPAPSEYSCHSASEHGACPSCASGERLGFRFSYAYQPIVDIAKREIFAHEALVRGVNGEPAPSVLAQVTEENRFRFDQACRVKAIKTAAKLNMQSRLSINFMPNAIYRPELCIRTTLEAARAHDFPIEQIIFETVEGERISDAKWLTEVFREYQRIGFLTAIDDFGAGYAGLNLLADFQPDLIKLDMDLIRGIDQSRSRQAIVRGTVGICKELGIQVIAEGVETPDECKALRDLGISLMQGYLFSKPLFEACSETDALPWPNGLPR, from the coding sequence ATGATTCAAAGCAACACAGACGGTAACCCTGCCCCATCGGAATACAGCTGCCATTCGGCCAGCGAACACGGCGCCTGCCCCAGCTGCGCCAGCGGCGAGCGCCTCGGCTTTCGCTTCAGTTACGCCTATCAACCGATTGTGGACATTGCCAAGCGCGAGATTTTTGCGCACGAAGCGCTCGTGCGCGGCGTCAATGGCGAGCCGGCCCCCAGCGTGCTGGCGCAAGTCACCGAGGAAAACCGCTTCCGCTTCGATCAGGCCTGCCGGGTTAAAGCCATCAAGACCGCCGCCAAGCTGAACATGCAGAGCCGGCTGTCGATCAACTTCATGCCCAACGCCATCTACCGGCCGGAACTGTGCATCCGGACGACGCTGGAAGCCGCCCGGGCGCACGATTTCCCCATTGAGCAAATCATCTTCGAGACCGTCGAAGGCGAGCGCATCAGCGATGCCAAGTGGCTGACCGAGGTTTTCCGTGAATACCAGCGCATCGGCTTTCTCACGGCCATTGATGACTTTGGTGCCGGCTATGCGGGGCTCAACCTGCTTGCCGACTTCCAGCCCGATCTCATCAAGCTGGACATGGATCTGATCCGTGGAATCGATCAGAGCCGTTCGCGCCAGGCCATCGTCCGCGGCACGGTGGGCATTTGCAAAGAGCTGGGCATCCAGGTGATCGCTGAGGGCGTGGAAACGCCGGATGAATGCAAGGCTTTGCGCGACCTGGGCATCAGCCTGATGCAGGGCTATCTGTTCAGCAAACCGCTGTTCGAAGCCTGCAGCGAGACCGACGCCCTTCCCTGGCCGAACGGCCTGCCACGCTGA
- a CDS encoding 4a-hydroxytetrahydrobiopterin dehydratase: MTALTQAHCEACRADAPKVSDDELAELIKQIPDWNIETRDGHMELEKVFLFKNFRHALAFTNAVGEIAEAEGHHPGLLTEWGKVTVTWWSHSIKGLHRNDFIMAARTDEVAKTAEGRK; the protein is encoded by the coding sequence ATGACCGCCCTGACCCAAGCCCATTGCGAAGCCTGCCGCGCCGACGCACCCAAGGTCTCCGATGACGAACTGGCCGAGCTGATCAAGCAGATTCCGGACTGGAACATCGAGACCCGTGACGGCCACATGGAGTTGGAGAAAGTTTTCCTGTTCAAGAACTTCCGCCATGCACTGGCCTTCACCAACGCCGTTGGCGAGATCGCCGAAGCCGAGGGTCATCACCCGGGCCTGCTAACCGAATGGGGCAAGGTCACTGTGACCTGGTGGAGCCACTCGATCAAAGGGCTGCACCGCAACGACTTCATCATGGCCGCGCGTACCGACGAGGTCGCGAAAACCGCCGAGGGCCGCAAGTGA
- a CDS encoding sodium-dependent transporter has product MTREKPKNLWLSRWGFILAATGSAVGLGNIWKFPYITGEYGGGAFVLMYLACILAIGIPVMMTEIAIGRRGRGSPIDAIGRAVRENGSSSLWKGVGGMAMAAGFLILCFYVVVAGWAFAYTVKMLDGSLAASSVDGLAQVFEAHNANPWQLGGWSVLVALLTLWIVAKGVQQGIESAVRWMMPGLAVMLLILVGYAFTSGGFDQGFAFLFSFDTSKLTGEALLAALGHAFFTLSLASGAILTYGSYIPDGQSIARTTFMVAIADTAVALLAGLAIFPIIFANGMDPTAGPGLIFMSLPLAFQQMPFGTVFGTLFFAMVSIAALTSAISMIEATVAYLNEKHGISRLKAAIGAGAVLLVISLLAMLSFNLMAGWTPMGKNFFDWLDYLTSRWMMPLGGIFIVIFAGYALRSEIMRDELDLPPLGYALWLFMVRYVCPVLITMVFLHALGWLGFDPLVRWYWIAGAIGALTVLGEGLRPRVLPALTGRNA; this is encoded by the coding sequence ATGACCCGTGAAAAACCCAAGAACCTCTGGCTCTCCCGCTGGGGCTTCATTCTTGCCGCGACCGGCTCTGCAGTCGGCTTGGGCAACATCTGGAAATTCCCTTACATCACCGGCGAGTACGGCGGCGGCGCCTTCGTGCTCATGTACCTGGCGTGCATCCTCGCCATTGGTATTCCGGTGATGATGACCGAGATCGCCATCGGCCGTCGGGGTCGTGGCAGCCCCATCGATGCCATTGGCAGAGCGGTCCGCGAAAACGGCAGCAGCTCCCTGTGGAAGGGCGTCGGCGGCATGGCCATGGCGGCCGGCTTCCTGATTCTCTGCTTCTATGTGGTGGTGGCCGGTTGGGCGTTCGCTTATACGGTGAAGATGCTCGACGGCTCGCTGGCGGCCAGCTCGGTCGACGGATTGGCGCAGGTGTTCGAGGCGCACAACGCCAACCCCTGGCAGCTCGGTGGCTGGAGCGTACTGGTGGCGTTGTTGACGCTATGGATCGTGGCCAAAGGTGTACAGCAGGGCATCGAAAGTGCGGTGCGCTGGATGATGCCGGGCCTGGCGGTGATGCTGTTGATCCTGGTTGGTTATGCCTTCACCAGTGGCGGCTTCGATCAGGGCTTCGCCTTTCTGTTCAGCTTCGATACCTCCAAGCTCACCGGTGAAGCGCTACTGGCCGCACTGGGCCACGCGTTCTTCACCCTCAGCCTGGCGTCCGGGGCGATTCTGACCTACGGCTCCTACATCCCCGACGGACAGTCCATCGCGCGGACCACCTTCATGGTCGCGATTGCCGATACGGCCGTAGCGCTGCTGGCGGGGCTGGCGATTTTCCCGATCATCTTTGCCAACGGCATGGACCCGACTGCCGGACCCGGCTTGATCTTCATGAGCCTGCCGCTGGCCTTCCAGCAAATGCCGTTCGGCACCGTATTCGGCACGCTGTTCTTCGCCATGGTGTCGATTGCCGCGCTGACGTCAGCGATCTCTATGATCGAAGCCACAGTGGCCTACCTCAACGAAAAGCACGGCATCAGCCGTCTCAAGGCCGCCATCGGCGCCGGTGCGGTATTGCTGGTGATCAGCCTGCTGGCGATGCTCTCGTTCAATCTGATGGCCGGCTGGACGCCAATGGGCAAGAACTTCTTCGACTGGCTCGACTACCTGACCTCGCGCTGGATGATGCCGCTGGGCGGGATCTTCATCGTGATCTTTGCCGGCTATGCCCTGCGCAGCGAGATCATGCGTGACGAGCTGGATCTGCCACCGCTGGGCTATGCGCTGTGGCTGTTCATGGTCCGCTATGTCTGCCCAGTGCTGATCACCATGGTGTTCCTGCATGCCCTCGGCTGGCTGGGCTTCGACCCGCTGGTGCGCTGGTACTGGATTGCCGGAGCCATCGGTGCGCTGACTGTTCTCGGCGAGGGGTTGCGACCTCGCGTTCTGCCGGCGCTGACTGGGCGCAACGCCTGA
- a CDS encoding type 1 glutamine amidotransferase domain-containing protein, protein MKVLIVLTSHDKLGDTGKPTGFWLEEFAAPYYVFKDAGAEIVLASPKGGQPPLDPKSDAPDAQTEMTQRFKNDAESQALLANTHKLDEVSAADFDTVFYPGGHGPMWDLTSNATSIALIESFIKARKPVAAVCHAPAALVQVRGVDGEYLVKGKRVTGFTNTEEEGVQLTEVVPFLLEDKLKEIGGDYSKGPDWSSYVLVDGLLVTGQNPASSEEAARELLNLVKAG, encoded by the coding sequence ATGAAAGTTCTCATCGTGCTCACATCCCACGACAAGCTCGGCGACACCGGCAAACCCACCGGCTTCTGGCTCGAAGAGTTCGCCGCCCCTTACTACGTCTTCAAGGACGCTGGCGCTGAAATCGTCCTCGCCTCACCCAAGGGGGGGCAGCCGCCGCTGGATCCGAAAAGCGATGCGCCAGACGCCCAGACCGAGATGACCCAGCGCTTCAAGAACGATGCCGAGTCCCAAGCGCTGCTGGCCAACACGCACAAGCTGGACGAGGTATCGGCAGCGGACTTCGATACGGTCTTCTATCCCGGCGGTCACGGCCCAATGTGGGACCTGACGAGCAATGCAACGTCCATCGCCCTTATCGAATCCTTCATCAAGGCACGCAAGCCCGTAGCGGCGGTCTGCCATGCGCCTGCCGCGCTGGTACAGGTGCGCGGCGTGGACGGTGAATACCTTGTCAAAGGCAAGCGCGTCACCGGCTTTACCAATACCGAGGAGGAGGGGGTACAGCTCACTGAGGTGGTGCCCTTCCTGCTGGAAGATAAGCTGAAGGAGATCGGTGGCGACTACAGCAAGGGGCCGGACTGGTCGTCCTATGTGCTGGTCGATGGCCTGCTCGTCACAGGCCAGAACCCGGCGTCCTCCGAAGAAGCCGCCCGGGAATTGCTCAACCTGGTGAAAGCGGGCTGA
- a CDS encoding aromatic amino acid aminotransferase, translated as MKHFADVARVPGDPILGLLDAYRADPNPAKLDLGVGVYKDALGLTPIPKAVKLAEQRLIDSEQTKSYIGGHGDPLFGEQLLQLVLGEGSPALVEHRAGCTQTPGGTGALRLVGDFIAKCLPGRSLWLSDPTWPIHETLFAAARLKVEHYPYVDAQNRLDVPGMLAALERIPSGDVVLLHACCHNPTGYDLSQSDWRQVLEIVRQRELLPLFDFAYQGFGDGLDEDAWAVRLFVEALPEVLITSSCSKNFGLYRERTGALIAVAANGESLIDVRSQFASVARNLWSTPPSHGAAVVATILVNPELRQLWQQEVAAKRERIAGLRQGLVEALAPHGLSERFAHIAQQRGMFSYTGLTADQVLRLRRDDSVYLVESGRANIAGLDAARLDQLAAAIARVTA; from the coding sequence GTGAAACACTTCGCTGATGTCGCGCGGGTTCCCGGCGATCCGATACTCGGCCTGCTGGACGCCTATCGCGCCGATCCCAATCCGGCCAAGCTCGACCTGGGCGTGGGCGTGTACAAGGACGCCTTGGGTCTGACGCCGATCCCCAAGGCGGTCAAGCTGGCTGAGCAGCGTCTGATCGACAGCGAGCAGACCAAGAGCTACATCGGCGGCCACGGCGATCCGCTGTTTGGCGAGCAGCTGCTGCAGCTGGTGCTCGGTGAGGGCTCGCCAGCGCTGGTTGAGCACCGCGCCGGCTGCACCCAGACACCGGGCGGCACCGGCGCCCTGCGGCTGGTGGGTGACTTCATCGCCAAGTGCCTGCCGGGGCGCAGTCTCTGGCTCAGCGACCCAACCTGGCCGATCCACGAAACCCTGTTCGCCGCTGCCCGCTTGAAGGTCGAGCATTACCCCTATGTCGATGCGCAGAACCGCCTCGACGTGCCGGGTATGCTCGCCGCGCTGGAGCGGATCCCCAGCGGCGACGTGGTGCTCCTGCATGCGTGCTGCCACAACCCCACGGGCTACGACCTGAGTCAGAGCGACTGGCGCCAGGTGCTCGAGATCGTGCGTCAGCGCGAGCTATTGCCGCTGTTCGACTTCGCTTACCAGGGATTCGGCGATGGATTGGACGAGGACGCCTGGGCGGTACGGCTGTTCGTCGAAGCGCTGCCGGAAGTGCTGATCACCAGCTCCTGCTCGAAGAACTTCGGGCTTTACCGCGAGCGTACCGGCGCACTGATCGCGGTGGCTGCCAACGGCGAGTCGTTGATCGATGTGCGCAGCCAGTTCGCTTCGGTTGCGCGCAATCTCTGGTCGACTCCGCCGTCGCACGGCGCGGCCGTGGTGGCGACGATTCTGGTGAACCCCGAATTGCGCCAGCTCTGGCAGCAAGAGGTTGCAGCCAAGCGCGAGCGCATCGCCGGGCTTCGTCAGGGGCTGGTGGAGGCGCTGGCGCCGCACGGTCTCTCCGAGCGCTTCGCGCACATTGCGCAGCAACGCGGAATGTTCTCCTACACGGGCCTCACCGCCGACCAGGTGCTGCGCCTGCGGCGTGACGATTCGGTGTATTTGGTGGAAAGCGGACGGGCGAATATCGCTGGGCTGGATGCCGCACGGCTCGATCAACTGGCGGCCGCCATCGCCCGCGTCACGGCATAA
- a CDS encoding sodium-dependent transporter, with translation MTDKSSIAAGTLGGASVRTQQSAARGLWSSRWVFFLAATGSAVGLGNIWKFPYITGENGGGAFVLVYLGCILLIGIPLLMAEVMIGRRGRQNPDGAVARLAREAGANTKWRVAGWLGGLTGFLILSFYLVVAGWALSYIPTTLSGTFSGVGGDASGELFNGLLASPMRLIVCGTLVLAATMLIVGFGVRGGLERSLRFLMPGLFVLLLGLVGYAAVTGEFLQALEFLFVPDFSALTATSVLIALGHAFFTLSLGAGAMMVYGSYLPEGTSIAKTSVLVALADTVVALLAGMAIFPLVFGNGLEPGAGPGLIFVTLPIAFGQMPLGQVVGGLFFVMLVIAALTSAISLSEPSIAWMTERFGLSRLKAVLVSGGLLWVLSLGSVFSFNLWADYQLFGKTFFDSLDYLTTNWLMPLGGLMTVLFTGWVMKEQTVRDAIGIRHGGLFRAWWLLLRFGTPLAIVLVFLNLSGLI, from the coding sequence ATGACTGACAAAAGCAGCATTGCCGCCGGTACTCTCGGTGGCGCCTCCGTTCGTACTCAGCAAAGCGCCGCGCGCGGCCTCTGGTCCTCGCGCTGGGTGTTCTTTCTGGCCGCTACCGGTTCCGCGGTCGGTCTGGGCAATATCTGGAAATTCCCTTACATCACTGGCGAGAACGGTGGCGGCGCCTTCGTACTGGTCTATCTCGGCTGCATCCTGCTGATCGGCATTCCCTTGCTGATGGCCGAAGTGATGATTGGCCGGCGTGGTCGGCAGAACCCCGATGGCGCAGTGGCTCGCCTGGCCAGAGAGGCCGGTGCCAACACCAAATGGCGCGTTGCGGGTTGGCTCGGTGGCCTGACCGGCTTTCTCATTCTCAGCTTCTACCTGGTGGTGGCTGGTTGGGCGCTGTCCTATATCCCGACCACGCTCAGCGGGACTTTCAGTGGCGTAGGTGGTGATGCCAGCGGCGAGCTATTCAACGGCTTGCTGGCCAGCCCGATGCGGTTGATCGTCTGCGGCACGCTGGTGCTGGCGGCGACCATGCTGATCGTCGGTTTCGGTGTGCGCGGCGGGCTGGAGCGCTCGCTGCGGTTCCTTATGCCGGGTCTGTTCGTGCTGCTGCTGGGGCTGGTCGGTTATGCCGCAGTCACGGGCGAATTCCTGCAGGCGCTGGAGTTTCTCTTCGTGCCGGACTTCTCGGCATTGACCGCCACCAGCGTGCTGATTGCCCTGGGGCATGCCTTCTTCACGCTCAGCCTCGGAGCGGGCGCGATGATGGTGTATGGCTCCTACCTGCCGGAAGGCACCTCGATCGCCAAGACCTCGGTACTGGTGGCGCTGGCTGACACCGTCGTCGCGCTGCTGGCCGGTATGGCGATCTTTCCGCTGGTGTTTGGCAACGGTCTGGAGCCGGGCGCCGGGCCGGGGCTGATCTTCGTCACCCTGCCCATCGCCTTCGGCCAGATGCCGCTGGGCCAGGTGGTCGGCGGGCTGTTCTTCGTCATGCTGGTAATCGCCGCGCTGACCTCTGCGATATCCCTGAGCGAACCGAGCATTGCCTGGATGACCGAGCGCTTCGGCCTGAGCCGCCTCAAAGCCGTGCTGGTCAGTGGCGGCCTGCTTTGGGTACTGAGCCTGGGCAGCGTTTTCTCCTTCAACCTCTGGGCCGACTACCAACTGTTCGGCAAGACCTTTTTCGACAGCCTCGACTACCTCACCACCAACTGGCTGATGCCATTGGGCGGGCTGATGACGGTGCTGTTCACCGGTTGGGTGATGAAGGAACAAACGGTGCGCGACGCCATCGGTATTAGACACGGCGGGTTGTTTCGCGCCTGGTGGTTGCTGCTGCGCTTCGGTACGCCGCTGGCGATCGTGCTGGTGTTCCTCAACTTGAGCGGGCTGATCTAG